The following nucleotide sequence is from Oncorhynchus clarkii lewisi isolate Uvic-CL-2024 chromosome 6, UVic_Ocla_1.0, whole genome shotgun sequence.
TACTGTTCATTCAACATATCAATATGGTCCCATTGTTTGTCCCATTTCATTTCTTACATCTGGTTCTTCTTTCAGGCACAAAAAACCTGCCAGGAGTGTAATGTTACATTTGGGGACTATTACTGTGATATCTGTCACCTGTTTGATAAAGACAAGAAGCAGTATCACTGTCAGCCCTGTGGAATATGCAGGTGAGTAACTGTCTTGTTGTTTGACATATACATTTCCATATATAGTTCACCCAAGTTCATCATCTGATATATCTGACCAGCTTCTGACCTCCAGCATATTTTAGATTTCCATTTTATTTGCAAATATTGGTGTCTTAAAACACTTGAATAGCATATTAAATATGTACGGTCATGTTATGTACTCCTGCAGGATTGGACCAAGGGAGAAATACTTCCACTGTCAGAAGTGCAATCTCTGTTTAGCCAGTGATCTACGAGGAAATCACAAGGTGATTGTCAACCTCCGCTGACCGTTATTATATCTGTCGCTAGTCTGTAAATTGTCAATTCCATGGTCATGGAATTACGCTGAgtctcagatttttcactttcaAATATATACCAAACAAAATCTTGATTTCAAAGTTTAGCAAACTGTACAACtctaaatcaatggtttttgtttggcatatatATTTATGTCTCAGCGTAATTacgttaccatggaattgccccaATACAATACTTCTAATGCCATGGCTCTTGTCTTTCACTTAATTTATCTGTACaagactgtttttttttgtttcagtGTGTTGAAAATGTTTCAAGACAGAACTGCCCAGTGTGTATGGAGGTAAGTTAATGAATAGTAAGATCAGTTAAACGATTGCTGTGCATTTCACTTTTATTATGTTGTttagtatacactgagtgtacaaaacattaaggacacctgctcttccatgatagactgaccaggtgaaaactatgatcccttattgatgtcacttgtcaaATCCGCTTTAGGAAAGTTAGGAAGGCATTAGgaaggttttcctaatgtttggtatactcggtGTACAATATTGTTTTATAGGAATTCACAACCTGTATTTGACAGTTTCATAAGTACTTTTCCTCATACAGTTTATAATCAATACATACATAATGTTTTGTCCTCTCTAACTAAGGATATGCACACATCAAGAATAGGAGCTCACGTTCTTCCGTGTGGCCATCTTCTACACAAGTATGACATTTTCTTCATAACACTCTCAAAACCATTGTCATTAGCCTatatgaccccccccccaaaaaaaaagattGTATTGATGCCACTGTTAATCTGATGGCTGATACAGCAGGTGCATTAGTGGAGTCTTACTTACTCTTGTCTTCTGGTCTATGGAACGATTTTTAGAAGGTTCACTGGTTTTCTTTGTTTTTCAGAACTTGCTTTGATGACATGGTCCGAACTGGGTAATGTCCCTATTCCTTTTCAAATATTGTGCTACTAATCATATATGAATCCTAATTACTTTCAATAACTTATAAATCATATAATCTGCATGACTTTCATATAAGCAGGGGTCTGTGTGACCAGGAATATTGCCTCTATATTTTCTCTTCAGTGCATATCGCTGCCCACTCTGTATGCACTCGGCCTGGAATATGGAGGACTCCTGGGAGCAGATGGACAAAGATATGGCTCAGTCACCCATGCCCACTGAATACCAGGATGCCACTGTGAAGGTATGACACATgcaaccgatgtgaaatggctagctagttagcagtggtgcgcactaatagcgtttcaatcggtgacgtcacttgctctgagaccttgaagtagtggttccccttgctctgcaagggccgcggcttttgtggagcgatgggtaacgatgcttcatgggtgtcagttgtctatgtatgcagagggtccctggttcgagcccggcgaggggacggactaaagttaaacTGTTACACACACATGTATTCACTTTGAATGTGAAATGGACCtttacaacaaacaaaaaacatgctGACCTCTTGTGGTCCCTTGTGTTCTGGGATACTGTGACTACCCTGATCTGGTGTAGATTTACATTGGTTTATTTAATGTGAGTCACTTCAAGCTTGTATATGAGGGATATTTAAACTTCCCTTTTGAAGTTTCAGTAGTGAGCACTACTTCTGCCTCATGATACGGTTTGCTCAGCCTTTCCTTTCTCCTTTTCCCTAACTGTAGATCATATGTAATGACTGCCAAACCCACTGTACAGTGCCTTTTCATGTTCTGGGAATGAAGTGCAGTGGCTGTGGGTCCTACAACACAGCACAGGATGGGGGACTGATACAGCAGCTCCAGGAACCACAGCCCCAGGAGCCACAGCAAGAGCCAGAGCATAAGCCCCAGTCCCCAGTGCCAgaaccatagaattagaatatCTATAATTATAATTCTATGGAGAAAACATTAGGAGTCCACCCCGTAGTTATCTCTCTGCTCCACCCTACTTCCCCAGTCTACACAGACTTAACTATACTATCCACATCTTTCCCAACGTTGCTCTGCCAAGAGTACAGTTA
It contains:
- the LOC139410738 gene encoding RING finger and CHY zinc finger domain-containing protein 1-like isoform X3 translates to MDRFLVKEVQCSVCNTVQQAQKTCQECNVTFGDYYCDICHLFDKDKKQYHCQPCGICRIGPREKYFHCQKCNLCLASDLRGNHKCVENVSRQNCPVCMEDMHTSRIGAHVLPCGHLLHKTCFDDMVRTGAYRCPLCMHSAWNMEDSWEQMDKDMAQSPMPTEYQDATVKIICNDCQTHCTVPFHVLGMKCSGCGSYNTAQDGGLIQQLQEPQPQEPQQEPEHKPQSPVPEP
- the LOC139410738 gene encoding RING finger and CHY zinc finger domain-containing protein 1-like isoform X1, with protein sequence MNGKMAAPVGCDHYIRSCFLKAPCCGKAYVCRLCHDAEEDHQMDRFLVKEVQCSVCNTVQQAQKTCQECNVTFGDYYCDICHLFDKDKKQYHCQPCGICRIGPREKYFHCQKCNLCLASDLRGNHKCVENVSRQNCPVCMEDMHTSRIGAHVLPCGHLLHKTCFDDMVRTGAYRCPLCMHSAWNMEDSWEQMDKDMAQSPMPTEYQDATVKIICNDCQTHCTVPFHVLGMKCSGCGSYNTAQDGGLIQQLQEPQPQEPQQEPEHKPQSPVPEP
- the LOC139410738 gene encoding RING finger and CHY zinc finger domain-containing protein 1-like isoform X2; the encoded protein is MKRRQPCNPHGTWDYQAPCCGKAYVCRLCHDAEEDHQMDRFLVKEVQCSVCNTVQQAQKTCQECNVTFGDYYCDICHLFDKDKKQYHCQPCGICRIGPREKYFHCQKCNLCLASDLRGNHKCVENVSRQNCPVCMEDMHTSRIGAHVLPCGHLLHKTCFDDMVRTGAYRCPLCMHSAWNMEDSWEQMDKDMAQSPMPTEYQDATVKIICNDCQTHCTVPFHVLGMKCSGCGSYNTAQDGGLIQQLQEPQPQEPQQEPEHKPQSPVPEP